From the genome of Vicia villosa cultivar HV-30 ecotype Madison, WI linkage group LG2, Vvil1.0, whole genome shotgun sequence, one region includes:
- the LOC131653126 gene encoding uncharacterized protein LOC131653126 isoform X2, with protein sequence MKPLTTHQEVHLSSDDREDDITEPVNAEDKLVVEDGKTEGQIETSRESDNIQGDYKTVDDSDIGSEVLYDSKDTSNGINNDVNRISDQEELLHESARDNELIVPSENQVPLQTENTVDSFSDLDRNLAVDTTESTSDLKENQVNAEPGNIPNYDGKPPDLNNEQQGEITSSNESRNSDISEPSYGLGADNKTESAGIVVNPESNNTISSPKIFSEDDQDNIDLNKTQLVSHEGNKSSFEEKSIPENDLLSKSVFSQSTNSLVDDRIRNENNEVNKDISESPNSESLFSAPGIPAPSVVSAALQVVPGKVLVPAAFDQVQGQALAALQVLKVIEPDVQPGDLCTRREYARWLVSASGALSRNSVSKVYPAMYIDNVTELAFDDITTEDPDFSSIQGLAEAGLIESRLSRRDIQLSADEDNSPFYFSPESPLSRQDLVSWKMTLEKRQLPEADRKMLHRLSGFIDTDKIHPNACPALVADLSSGDQGIIALAFGYTRLFQPDKPVTKAQAALALATGDASDIVSEELARIEAESIAENAVAAHSALVAQVEKDINASFEQELFLEREKINAIERMAEEAKLELETLKAQREEDSVALEKERTAIESEMQVFSKLRNEVQDQLQSLMNNKLEIAYEKERIKKLREQAEVENNDIARLQYELEVERKALSMARTWAEDEAKRVREQAKALEEARDRWEKHGIKVVVDEDLRKEAEATAEVTWLNVGEQNSTQGSIDRAESLLEKLKRMGADVRGKSRETIDKIILMISVFISNLKEWASKTKLQAEELRDAAVSKAGKSANELQHSAVELGFTVKEGAKRVAGDCREGVEKITQKFTHKFKT encoded by the exons ATGAAGCCTTTGACAACACATCAAGAGGTGCATTTGTCTTCTGATGACCGGGAGGACGATATTACAGAACCGGTAAATGCTGAGGACAAGTTGGTAGTAGAAGATGGTAAAACGGAAGGTCAGATAGAAACATCCCGGGAGTCTGATAACATTCAAGGTGACTATAAAACTGTTGATGATTCTGATATAGGGTCCGAGGTTCTATATGATAGTAAAGACACCTCCAATGGTATTAATAACGATGTTAATCGTATATCTGATCAAGAAGAGTTGTTGCACGAGTCAGCTCGTGATAATGAGTTAATTGTTCCTAGTGAAAACCAAGTACCTCTTCAAACTGAAAATACTGTTGATTCTTTTAGTGATTTGGATAGAAATCTGGCTGTAGATACAACAGAATCTACTTCCGATCTTAAAGAAAACCAAGTTAATGCTGAACCGGGAAACATACCCAATTACGATGGTAAGCCACCGGATCTTAATAATGAGCAGCAGGGTGAAATAACTAGTTCAAATGAGAGTAGAAATTCTGACATTTCCGAACCCTCGTATGGTTTAGGTGCTGATAATAAGACTGAATCTGCTGGTATAGTGGTAAATCCTGAGTCAAACAACACTATTTCATCTCCTAAGATTTTTAGTGAAGATGATCAAGACAATATTGACCTTAACAAAACTCAACTGGTCTCACACGAGGGAAATAAATCATCCTTCGAGGAGAAGAGTATCCCTGAAAATGACCTTTTAAGTAAATCAGTATTCTCACAATCCACCAATTCATTGGTAGATGACCGGATTAGAAATGAGAATAACGAGGTTAATAAAGATATATCTGAATCTCCAAATTCTGAATCCCTTTTCTCTGCTCCTGGCATTCCTGCTCCATCAGTAGTTTCTGCAGCTTTACAGGTGGTTCCTGGAAAAGTTTTGGTTCCTGCAGCTTTTGATCAGGTTCAGGGACAAGCACTAGCTGCATTGCAAGTTTTAAAG GTCATTGAGCCTGATGTTCAACCTGGTGATTTATGCACGCGTCGTGAATATGCTCGCTGGTTGGTATCTGCTAGCGGTGCTCTTTCAAG GAATAGTGTTTCCAAAGTGTATCCTGCCATGTACATAGACAATGTTACCGAGCTTGCATTTGATGACATCACCACTGAGGACCCTGATTTTTCTTCCATTCAAG GCTTGGCAGAAGCTGGACTTATTGAAAGCAGGCTCTCAAGACGTGATATACAGTTGTCCGCTGATGAAGACAATAGCCCTTTTTACTTCTCCCCCGAAAG CCCTTTATCACGTCAGGATCTTGTGAGTTGGAAAATGACCCTAGAGAAAAGACAGCTTCCTGAAGCTGACAGAAAG ATGCTGCACCGCCTTTCTGGTTTTATAGACACTGATAAGATACATCCTAATGCATGCCCTGCACTAGTAGCGGATCTATCTTCTGGGGATCAGGGAATAATTGCTCTTGCATTTG GTTATACCAGATTGTTCCAGCCAGATAAACCAGTGACAAAGGCCCAAGCAGCCCTTGCTCTTGCTACAGGAGATGCTTCCGACATAGTTAGTGAAGAGCTTGCACGGATTGAAGCAGAATCTATTGCTGAAAACGCTGTTGCTGCACATAGTGCTTTAGTCGCTCAAGTTGAGAAGGATATCAATGCTAGTTTTGAGCAGGAGCTTTTCCTAGAGAGGGAAAAGATCAATGCAATTGAAAGAATGGCTGAAGAGGCAAAACTCGAGTTGGAAACACTAAAAGCTCAGAGAGAAGAAGACAGTGTTGCCTTGGAGAAAGAACGGACTGCTATTGAATCAGAAATGCAGGTCTTTTCGAAGTTACGGAATGAGGTTCAGGATCAATTACAAAGTCTTATGAATAATAAGTTAGAAATAGCATATGAAAAAGAGAGAATCAAGAAGCTCCGGGAGCAAGCAGAAGTTGAAAACAACGATATTGCTCGTTTACAATATGAGCTAGAGGTTGAACGAAAAGCATTGTCCATGGCCAG GACTTGGGCAGAGGATGAAGCCAAACGAGTGAGAGAACAAGCAAAAGCGTTAGAGGAGGCTAGAGATCGTTGGGAGAAGCACGGTATCAAAGTGGTGGTTGATGAAGACCTCCGCAAAGAGGCCGAGGCTACAGCTGAAGTTACATGGCTCAATGTGGGGGAACAGAACTCAACTCAAGGATCAATTGACAGGGCTGAAAGCTTATTGGAGAAGCTGAAACGAATGGGTGCAGATGTCAGAGGAAAATCCAGAGAAACAATTGACAAGATCATTCTCATGATTTCCGTATTTATATCAAACTTGAAAGAATGGGCATCCAAAACAAAATTGCAGGCTGAAGAATTGCGCGACGCTGCTGTCTCAAAGGCAGGTAAGTCAGCCAATGAGTTGCAGCATAGTGCCGTTGAACTTGGATTTACTGTGAAAGAAGGTGCAAAGCGAGTTGCTGGCGATTGTAGGGAAGGAGTTGAGAAAATCACCCAAAAATTCACCCATAAGTTCAAGACCTGA
- the LOC131653126 gene encoding uncharacterized protein LOC131653126 isoform X1 gives MASISPTCSPTSLQLRLAFNSSKFPLSHHARLRNINPRLPPLCSAYNDKRPESVASNPKAGDGFSGWSDSSNTEHSDHSPKNKDSFGGVVGVGVAGAVLFTGLTFLALSLGKRNRSGLEQQMKPLTTHQEVHLSSDDREDDITEPVNAEDKLVVEDGKTEGQIETSRESDNIQGDYKTVDDSDIGSEVLYDSKDTSNGINNDVNRISDQEELLHESARDNELIVPSENQVPLQTENTVDSFSDLDRNLAVDTTESTSDLKENQVNAEPGNIPNYDGKPPDLNNEQQGEITSSNESRNSDISEPSYGLGADNKTESAGIVVNPESNNTISSPKIFSEDDQDNIDLNKTQLVSHEGNKSSFEEKSIPENDLLSKSVFSQSTNSLVDDRIRNENNEVNKDISESPNSESLFSAPGIPAPSVVSAALQVVPGKVLVPAAFDQVQGQALAALQVLKVIEPDVQPGDLCTRREYARWLVSASGALSRNSVSKVYPAMYIDNVTELAFDDITTEDPDFSSIQGLAEAGLIESRLSRRDIQLSADEDNSPFYFSPESPLSRQDLVSWKMTLEKRQLPEADRKMLHRLSGFIDTDKIHPNACPALVADLSSGDQGIIALAFGYTRLFQPDKPVTKAQAALALATGDASDIVSEELARIEAESIAENAVAAHSALVAQVEKDINASFEQELFLEREKINAIERMAEEAKLELETLKAQREEDSVALEKERTAIESEMQVFSKLRNEVQDQLQSLMNNKLEIAYEKERIKKLREQAEVENNDIARLQYELEVERKALSMARTWAEDEAKRVREQAKALEEARDRWEKHGIKVVVDEDLRKEAEATAEVTWLNVGEQNSTQGSIDRAESLLEKLKRMGADVRGKSRETIDKIILMISVFISNLKEWASKTKLQAEELRDAAVSKAGKSANELQHSAVELGFTVKEGAKRVAGDCREGVEKITQKFTHKFKT, from the exons ATGGCTTCAATTTCACCCACATGTTCCCCAACTTCTCTTCAACTCCGATTAGCTTTCAATTCCTCCAAATTCCCCCTTTCTCATCATGCGCGTCTTCGCAACATCAACCCTCGTCTTCCACCACTCTGCTCCGCTTATAACGACAAGCGACCAGAATCGGTCGCCTCCAATCCTAAGGCCGGCGACGGATTCTCCGGTTGGTCCGATTCATCTAATACCGAGCACTCTGATCATTCCCCAAAGAACAAGGATTCATTCGGAG GAGTTGTTGGAGTAGGAGTGGCCGGAGCTGTTCTTTTCACAGGGCTTACCTTTCTTGCATTATCTCTTGGAAAACGAAATCGTTCCG GACTGGAGCAACAAATGAAGCCTTTGACAACACATCAAGAGGTGCATTTGTCTTCTGATGACCGGGAGGACGATATTACAGAACCGGTAAATGCTGAGGACAAGTTGGTAGTAGAAGATGGTAAAACGGAAGGTCAGATAGAAACATCCCGGGAGTCTGATAACATTCAAGGTGACTATAAAACTGTTGATGATTCTGATATAGGGTCCGAGGTTCTATATGATAGTAAAGACACCTCCAATGGTATTAATAACGATGTTAATCGTATATCTGATCAAGAAGAGTTGTTGCACGAGTCAGCTCGTGATAATGAGTTAATTGTTCCTAGTGAAAACCAAGTACCTCTTCAAACTGAAAATACTGTTGATTCTTTTAGTGATTTGGATAGAAATCTGGCTGTAGATACAACAGAATCTACTTCCGATCTTAAAGAAAACCAAGTTAATGCTGAACCGGGAAACATACCCAATTACGATGGTAAGCCACCGGATCTTAATAATGAGCAGCAGGGTGAAATAACTAGTTCAAATGAGAGTAGAAATTCTGACATTTCCGAACCCTCGTATGGTTTAGGTGCTGATAATAAGACTGAATCTGCTGGTATAGTGGTAAATCCTGAGTCAAACAACACTATTTCATCTCCTAAGATTTTTAGTGAAGATGATCAAGACAATATTGACCTTAACAAAACTCAACTGGTCTCACACGAGGGAAATAAATCATCCTTCGAGGAGAAGAGTATCCCTGAAAATGACCTTTTAAGTAAATCAGTATTCTCACAATCCACCAATTCATTGGTAGATGACCGGATTAGAAATGAGAATAACGAGGTTAATAAAGATATATCTGAATCTCCAAATTCTGAATCCCTTTTCTCTGCTCCTGGCATTCCTGCTCCATCAGTAGTTTCTGCAGCTTTACAGGTGGTTCCTGGAAAAGTTTTGGTTCCTGCAGCTTTTGATCAGGTTCAGGGACAAGCACTAGCTGCATTGCAAGTTTTAAAG GTCATTGAGCCTGATGTTCAACCTGGTGATTTATGCACGCGTCGTGAATATGCTCGCTGGTTGGTATCTGCTAGCGGTGCTCTTTCAAG GAATAGTGTTTCCAAAGTGTATCCTGCCATGTACATAGACAATGTTACCGAGCTTGCATTTGATGACATCACCACTGAGGACCCTGATTTTTCTTCCATTCAAG GCTTGGCAGAAGCTGGACTTATTGAAAGCAGGCTCTCAAGACGTGATATACAGTTGTCCGCTGATGAAGACAATAGCCCTTTTTACTTCTCCCCCGAAAG CCCTTTATCACGTCAGGATCTTGTGAGTTGGAAAATGACCCTAGAGAAAAGACAGCTTCCTGAAGCTGACAGAAAG ATGCTGCACCGCCTTTCTGGTTTTATAGACACTGATAAGATACATCCTAATGCATGCCCTGCACTAGTAGCGGATCTATCTTCTGGGGATCAGGGAATAATTGCTCTTGCATTTG GTTATACCAGATTGTTCCAGCCAGATAAACCAGTGACAAAGGCCCAAGCAGCCCTTGCTCTTGCTACAGGAGATGCTTCCGACATAGTTAGTGAAGAGCTTGCACGGATTGAAGCAGAATCTATTGCTGAAAACGCTGTTGCTGCACATAGTGCTTTAGTCGCTCAAGTTGAGAAGGATATCAATGCTAGTTTTGAGCAGGAGCTTTTCCTAGAGAGGGAAAAGATCAATGCAATTGAAAGAATGGCTGAAGAGGCAAAACTCGAGTTGGAAACACTAAAAGCTCAGAGAGAAGAAGACAGTGTTGCCTTGGAGAAAGAACGGACTGCTATTGAATCAGAAATGCAGGTCTTTTCGAAGTTACGGAATGAGGTTCAGGATCAATTACAAAGTCTTATGAATAATAAGTTAGAAATAGCATATGAAAAAGAGAGAATCAAGAAGCTCCGGGAGCAAGCAGAAGTTGAAAACAACGATATTGCTCGTTTACAATATGAGCTAGAGGTTGAACGAAAAGCATTGTCCATGGCCAG GACTTGGGCAGAGGATGAAGCCAAACGAGTGAGAGAACAAGCAAAAGCGTTAGAGGAGGCTAGAGATCGTTGGGAGAAGCACGGTATCAAAGTGGTGGTTGATGAAGACCTCCGCAAAGAGGCCGAGGCTACAGCTGAAGTTACATGGCTCAATGTGGGGGAACAGAACTCAACTCAAGGATCAATTGACAGGGCTGAAAGCTTATTGGAGAAGCTGAAACGAATGGGTGCAGATGTCAGAGGAAAATCCAGAGAAACAATTGACAAGATCATTCTCATGATTTCCGTATTTATATCAAACTTGAAAGAATGGGCATCCAAAACAAAATTGCAGGCTGAAGAATTGCGCGACGCTGCTGTCTCAAAGGCAGGTAAGTCAGCCAATGAGTTGCAGCATAGTGCCGTTGAACTTGGATTTACTGTGAAAGAAGGTGCAAAGCGAGTTGCTGGCGATTGTAGGGAAGGAGTTGAGAAAATCACCCAAAAATTCACCCATAAGTTCAAGACCTGA
- the LOC131653126 gene encoding uncharacterized protein LOC131653126 isoform X3, whose product MASISPTCSPTSLQLRLAFNSSKFPLSHHARLRNINPRLPPLCSAYNDKRPESVASNPKAGDGFSGWSDSSNTEHSDHSPKNKDSFGGVVGVGVAGAVLFTGLTFLALSLGKRNRSGLEQQMKPLTTHQEVHLSSDDREDDITEPVNAEDKLVVEDGKTEGQIETSRESDNIQALQVVPGKVLVPAAFDQVQGQALAALQVLKVIEPDVQPGDLCTRREYARWLVSASGALSRNSVSKVYPAMYIDNVTELAFDDITTEDPDFSSIQGLAEAGLIESRLSRRDIQLSADEDNSPFYFSPESPLSRQDLVSWKMTLEKRQLPEADRKMLHRLSGFIDTDKIHPNACPALVADLSSGDQGIIALAFGYTRLFQPDKPVTKAQAALALATGDASDIVSEELARIEAESIAENAVAAHSALVAQVEKDINASFEQELFLEREKINAIERMAEEAKLELETLKAQREEDSVALEKERTAIESEMQVFSKLRNEVQDQLQSLMNNKLEIAYEKERIKKLREQAEVENNDIARLQYELEVERKALSMARTWAEDEAKRVREQAKALEEARDRWEKHGIKVVVDEDLRKEAEATAEVTWLNVGEQNSTQGSIDRAESLLEKLKRMGADVRGKSRETIDKIILMISVFISNLKEWASKTKLQAEELRDAAVSKAGKSANELQHSAVELGFTVKEGAKRVAGDCREGVEKITQKFTHKFKT is encoded by the exons ATGGCTTCAATTTCACCCACATGTTCCCCAACTTCTCTTCAACTCCGATTAGCTTTCAATTCCTCCAAATTCCCCCTTTCTCATCATGCGCGTCTTCGCAACATCAACCCTCGTCTTCCACCACTCTGCTCCGCTTATAACGACAAGCGACCAGAATCGGTCGCCTCCAATCCTAAGGCCGGCGACGGATTCTCCGGTTGGTCCGATTCATCTAATACCGAGCACTCTGATCATTCCCCAAAGAACAAGGATTCATTCGGAG GAGTTGTTGGAGTAGGAGTGGCCGGAGCTGTTCTTTTCACAGGGCTTACCTTTCTTGCATTATCTCTTGGAAAACGAAATCGTTCCG GACTGGAGCAACAAATGAAGCCTTTGACAACACATCAAGAGGTGCATTTGTCTTCTGATGACCGGGAGGACGATATTACAGAACCGGTAAATGCTGAGGACAAGTTGGTAGTAGAAGATGGTAAAACGGAAGGTCAGATAGAAACATCCCGGGAGTCTGATAACATTCAAG CTTTACAGGTGGTTCCTGGAAAAGTTTTGGTTCCTGCAGCTTTTGATCAGGTTCAGGGACAAGCACTAGCTGCATTGCAAGTTTTAAAG GTCATTGAGCCTGATGTTCAACCTGGTGATTTATGCACGCGTCGTGAATATGCTCGCTGGTTGGTATCTGCTAGCGGTGCTCTTTCAAG GAATAGTGTTTCCAAAGTGTATCCTGCCATGTACATAGACAATGTTACCGAGCTTGCATTTGATGACATCACCACTGAGGACCCTGATTTTTCTTCCATTCAAG GCTTGGCAGAAGCTGGACTTATTGAAAGCAGGCTCTCAAGACGTGATATACAGTTGTCCGCTGATGAAGACAATAGCCCTTTTTACTTCTCCCCCGAAAG CCCTTTATCACGTCAGGATCTTGTGAGTTGGAAAATGACCCTAGAGAAAAGACAGCTTCCTGAAGCTGACAGAAAG ATGCTGCACCGCCTTTCTGGTTTTATAGACACTGATAAGATACATCCTAATGCATGCCCTGCACTAGTAGCGGATCTATCTTCTGGGGATCAGGGAATAATTGCTCTTGCATTTG GTTATACCAGATTGTTCCAGCCAGATAAACCAGTGACAAAGGCCCAAGCAGCCCTTGCTCTTGCTACAGGAGATGCTTCCGACATAGTTAGTGAAGAGCTTGCACGGATTGAAGCAGAATCTATTGCTGAAAACGCTGTTGCTGCACATAGTGCTTTAGTCGCTCAAGTTGAGAAGGATATCAATGCTAGTTTTGAGCAGGAGCTTTTCCTAGAGAGGGAAAAGATCAATGCAATTGAAAGAATGGCTGAAGAGGCAAAACTCGAGTTGGAAACACTAAAAGCTCAGAGAGAAGAAGACAGTGTTGCCTTGGAGAAAGAACGGACTGCTATTGAATCAGAAATGCAGGTCTTTTCGAAGTTACGGAATGAGGTTCAGGATCAATTACAAAGTCTTATGAATAATAAGTTAGAAATAGCATATGAAAAAGAGAGAATCAAGAAGCTCCGGGAGCAAGCAGAAGTTGAAAACAACGATATTGCTCGTTTACAATATGAGCTAGAGGTTGAACGAAAAGCATTGTCCATGGCCAG GACTTGGGCAGAGGATGAAGCCAAACGAGTGAGAGAACAAGCAAAAGCGTTAGAGGAGGCTAGAGATCGTTGGGAGAAGCACGGTATCAAAGTGGTGGTTGATGAAGACCTCCGCAAAGAGGCCGAGGCTACAGCTGAAGTTACATGGCTCAATGTGGGGGAACAGAACTCAACTCAAGGATCAATTGACAGGGCTGAAAGCTTATTGGAGAAGCTGAAACGAATGGGTGCAGATGTCAGAGGAAAATCCAGAGAAACAATTGACAAGATCATTCTCATGATTTCCGTATTTATATCAAACTTGAAAGAATGGGCATCCAAAACAAAATTGCAGGCTGAAGAATTGCGCGACGCTGCTGTCTCAAAGGCAGGTAAGTCAGCCAATGAGTTGCAGCATAGTGCCGTTGAACTTGGATTTACTGTGAAAGAAGGTGCAAAGCGAGTTGCTGGCGATTGTAGGGAAGGAGTTGAGAAAATCACCCAAAAATTCACCCATAAGTTCAAGACCTGA